One stretch of Muribaculum intestinale DNA includes these proteins:
- a CDS encoding O-methyltransferase, with the protein MLLTDRDTERYILEHIDAEPAVLAELNRTTHVRCLYSNMCSGHLQGRILKMLVRMISPRRVLELGTFTGYSALCLAEGLENGGEVHTVEINDELTDMIEGYFEKAGYGDRIHLHVGDASEIVPLISGEPWDIVFIDANKRSYCEYYRMVLPLVRKGGFIIADNTLWYGKMTDGSAHDAQTLGIMEFNKMVGADASVEKVILPLRDGLTIIWKRD; encoded by the coding sequence ATGCTTCTCACTGACCGCGATACTGAACGATATATACTCGAGCATATTGATGCCGAGCCTGCGGTACTTGCCGAACTGAATCGTACGACACATGTGAGATGTCTTTATTCCAATATGTGTTCGGGGCATCTGCAGGGGCGTATCCTTAAGATGCTTGTCAGGATGATAAGTCCGAGGCGGGTGCTTGAGCTCGGCACATTCACCGGCTATTCCGCATTGTGTCTGGCAGAGGGACTGGAGAATGGCGGCGAAGTGCATACTGTTGAAATCAATGATGAGCTTACCGACATGATAGAAGGGTATTTTGAAAAAGCCGGGTATGGCGACAGAATTCATCTTCATGTCGGTGATGCGTCGGAAATCGTCCCTTTGATAAGCGGTGAGCCATGGGATATTGTTTTTATCGATGCCAACAAACGCTCGTATTGCGAATATTACCGGATGGTACTGCCTCTGGTGCGTAAGGGCGGTTTTATAATTGCCGATAATACATTATGGTATGGCAAGATGACTGATGGCAGTGCTCATGACGCTCAGACACTCGGAATCATGGAGTTCAACAAGATGGTAGGTGCTGATGCGTCGGTGGAGAAAGTAATATTGCCTTTGCGCGACGGACTTACTATAATATGGAAGAGAGATTGA
- the rbfA gene encoding 30S ribosome-binding factor RbfA, whose amino-acid sequence METTRQAKISRLLQKELSEIFRQQTAKLRGVLVSVSAVRVSPDLSVAKAYLSVFPSDKAEEMLDSINHNSKTIRYELAQKVRYQLRKTPELTFYLDDSLDYLENIDNLLTRDKEAHPGRLDDAVAEGNHDA is encoded by the coding sequence ATGGAAACAACCCGTCAAGCCAAGATATCGCGTCTGCTTCAGAAGGAGTTGAGCGAGATATTCCGTCAGCAGACAGCAAAACTGCGGGGCGTGCTCGTGTCGGTAAGTGCTGTGAGAGTATCGCCCGATTTGAGTGTGGCCAAGGCTTATCTGTCGGTATTCCCTTCAGATAAGGCCGAGGAGATGCTCGACAGTATCAATCATAACTCCAAGACAATCCGTTATGAGCTTGCACAGAAAGTTCGTTATCAGCTGCGCAAGACTCCGGAATTGACGTTCTATCTCGATGATTCTCTTGACTATCTGGAGAATATCGATAATCTGCTGACCCGCGACAAGGAAGCGCATCCCGGTCGTTTGGATGACGCCGTCGCTGAGGGTAATCATGATGCGTAA
- a CDS encoding FtsX-like permease family protein, with translation MVALRIAWRYLFSKKSHSAVNVISVISLAGVALASMAIVCIMSVFNGFTDLALSQASVLSPDLRIEPSEGKIIGGVDSLLVELRGISGVELVAPVVEERALAICGDKQMPVRITGVTDNYGMMSDIVRVVKEDGVFAMHDSILGDMATLSVGAALTLDARPTSLSRVAVYVPRRIGRINTTNPAMSFRADTLVVSGVYQTDQAETDADGMVIPISVARRLLEYEDEATALDVKISSGEPVGEVADRMKLLLGEGYTVKDRIAQQEESFRMISVEKWVTFCMLAFILVIASFNVVSTLCMLVIEKDANIRTMLALGASQYMVARIFMIEGWLISLIGGVIGVTVGGALCLIQQIFGIICLGGNHNLMTTDVYPVRLDGSDMLVVLALVAVVGFTTSSLTAMIARKRMLVDAGE, from the coding sequence ATGGTTGCGCTCAGGATAGCTTGGCGCTATCTTTTTTCGAAAAAATCACATAGTGCGGTCAATGTGATTTCGGTCATTTCTTTGGCCGGGGTCGCGTTGGCCTCTATGGCTATTGTGTGTATAATGTCGGTATTCAACGGATTTACCGACCTTGCTCTCAGTCAGGCTTCCGTGCTGTCACCTGACCTTCGGATAGAGCCTTCCGAGGGAAAGATAATCGGGGGTGTTGATTCTCTGTTGGTAGAGTTGCGCGGTATTTCCGGAGTGGAATTAGTGGCGCCTGTGGTCGAGGAACGTGCGCTTGCGATATGTGGGGACAAGCAGATGCCGGTAAGGATAACCGGTGTTACCGATAATTACGGTATGATGTCCGATATTGTCAGGGTAGTGAAAGAGGATGGGGTGTTTGCTATGCATGACAGTATATTGGGTGATATGGCGACATTGAGTGTGGGTGCTGCCCTTACTCTTGATGCGAGGCCTACATCGCTAAGCCGTGTCGCAGTTTATGTGCCAAGACGAATCGGACGCATAAACACGACCAATCCGGCTATGTCGTTTCGAGCCGATACACTGGTTGTGAGCGGCGTTTATCAAACAGATCAGGCTGAGACGGATGCTGACGGGATGGTTATTCCTATATCTGTAGCACGCCGATTGCTGGAATATGAGGATGAGGCAACGGCTTTGGATGTGAAAATCTCATCCGGAGAGCCTGTCGGAGAAGTGGCAGACCGTATGAAGCTATTGCTTGGTGAAGGTTATACCGTGAAGGATCGTATTGCCCAGCAGGAGGAATCGTTCAGGATGATTTCTGTCGAGAAGTGGGTTACATTCTGTATGCTTGCATTTATACTCGTGATTGCATCGTTTAATGTGGTATCTACATTGTGTATGTTGGTTATTGAGAAGGACGCCAACATACGTACGATGCTTGCATTAGGGGCGTCGCAATATATGGTGGCCCGTATATTTATGATAGAAGGATGGCTGATTTCGCTTATTGGTGGTGTTATCGGTGTGACTGTAGGAGGCGCGTTGTGTTTGATACAGCAGATTTTTGGAATTATATGTCTTGGTGGGAATCATAATTTGATGACTACCGATGTATATCCGGTGCGTCTTGACGGAAGCGATATGCTCGTAGTGCTTGCTTTGGTGGCTGTCGTGGGCTTTACCACATCGTCGCTGACTGCAATGATAGCTAGAAAGCGTATGTTGGTTGATGCTGGAGAGTGA
- a CDS encoding RNA polymerase sigma factor — translation MSSTEESRLILELRSGSDKAFNALYQRYVSQLYYFSLRYTKSACDAEEIVHDVFVRLWNIRGHIKSTESLRPLLFVMAKHYLINAFRSNVNSCVYEDYLNYTDIIDDSASHKMEYDEFCVQLSDALNRLPEKQRRAIELSRFEGKSVNEIAEILNISKQTVYNNIHMGLKRLKCLLEGLTLLAIVGANSILK, via the coding sequence ATGTCGTCAACTGAGGAATCTCGATTGATTTTGGAATTGCGCTCAGGCTCTGATAAAGCATTCAATGCTTTGTATCAGAGATATGTGTCGCAGTTGTACTACTTTAGCCTCAGATATACCAAGTCGGCCTGTGATGCCGAAGAGATTGTGCATGACGTATTTGTGAGGCTATGGAACATACGCGGTCATATAAAGTCTACTGAGTCATTGCGGCCGTTGCTATTCGTTATGGCCAAGCATTATCTTATTAATGCCTTCCGATCGAATGTTAATTCTTGTGTATATGAGGATTATCTGAATTATACAGATATTATTGATGACAGTGCGTCGCATAAAATGGAATATGATGAGTTTTGTGTCCAGTTGTCCGATGCTCTAAACCGGCTTCCTGAGAAACAGCGTAGAGCTATCGAGCTGTCGCGATTTGAAGGAAAGTCGGTCAATGAGATTGCCGAGATATTGAATATCAGCAAGCAGACGGTGTATAATAATATACATATGGGTCTCAAACGGCTAAAATGTCTGTTGGAGGGGTTGACGTTGCTTGCTATCGTGGGCGCGAATTCAATACTTAAGTAA
- a CDS encoding FecR family protein codes for MHDLIQKYRDNELSAEDVRKLRKLLDGMSDNELAGILEKDWEVYKADGEQRLPTGMESRLRRNIHSVVGKVHSKWHIAFVTVACVMAAIICVGLGYIAHVGMPMSEAAHDVYISANDTGGTSVTFPDGSAVSMKPQSYISYHVPPSAEGERSIQFSGTGHFCIARIPENPFTISSDMLDVTVLGTEFYLSAENDGKNARLYLQEGLVRFQSKLSGESVELHPGSLASLDYESGRISVSTDSSLVDVFSKSDAVCLNYENTSLGSVVESLNTCYAPFHITLGSAELGKMEFTGTLPANNLMEALSVLEYTANLRISVSNSEVTLYD; via the coding sequence ATGCATGACCTTATTCAGAAATATAGAGATAATGAACTTTCGGCTGAGGATGTAAGAAAGCTCAGAAAGTTGCTTGACGGAATGTCGGATAACGAGCTCGCCGGGATATTGGAAAAGGACTGGGAGGTATATAAGGCAGATGGAGAACAGCGTCTTCCGACAGGTATGGAATCACGTCTGCGAAGGAATATACATAGTGTAGTAGGTAAGGTACATTCAAAATGGCATATAGCCTTTGTGACGGTGGCATGTGTAATGGCGGCAATAATTTGTGTGGGACTTGGATATATTGCACATGTAGGTATGCCTATGTCGGAGGCGGCACATGATGTATATATATCGGCTAATGATACCGGTGGCACCAGTGTTACATTTCCCGATGGTTCAGCGGTGTCAATGAAGCCTCAGTCGTACATCTCGTATCATGTGCCTCCTTCTGCCGAAGGCGAGCGGAGTATACAGTTTTCCGGTACCGGCCATTTCTGTATTGCGAGAATTCCGGAAAATCCGTTTACGATATCATCGGATATGCTTGATGTGACTGTGCTCGGTACGGAATTTTATCTTTCGGCTGAAAATGACGGAAAGAATGCGCGGCTTTACTTACAGGAGGGACTTGTAAGATTTCAGTCGAAGCTCTCCGGCGAAAGTGTGGAGTTGCATCCCGGCAGTCTGGCTTCGCTTGACTATGAGTCGGGACGTATATCAGTCTCTACTGACAGTTCTCTTGTAGATGTGTTCAGTAAGTCTGATGCCGTCTGCCTTAATTATGAGAATACATCGCTTGGTAGTGTGGTTGAGTCGCTCAATACATGTTATGCGCCATTCCATATTACTTTAGGCTCTGCCGAACTCGGCAAAATGGAGTTTACGGGTACGCTTCCTGCAAATAATCTTATGGAGGCTCTTTCTGTACTTGAATATACAGCTAATCTCAGAATATCGGTAAGCAACAGTGAGGTGACGCTGTATGACTGA
- a CDS encoding SusC/RagA family TonB-linked outer membrane protein, whose amino-acid sequence MYKSILPRLITGLFAMLMLCSSALAQQRVTVNINQSNLKTLFDTIEKQTSYRFSYINGVLENEGPVTIRQENVPVARVLEQALKNTGLTYKIMSDKQILITKKPVAGDNRVTVTGTVYESEGDPAIGASVMVKGAKTGTSTDIDGHFTLTGVPSDAVIIISYIGTVPQEISASDKAKFANVVLSKNTEILDEVVVVGYGTQSSKLVTTSISKVKLDDIDQANDYNPIKMLQGRVPGVNISNSSGTPGATPNIQVRGVGSINGGSKPLYVVDGIPAESYPNINPSDIESIEVLKDASAAAIYGSRANSGVVIITTKSGKSGMTKIDVSGRIGFGKLAKDIEMANAIEYANAMQAAIDNYNVQMGQNVQFYMPSVIEETDWMKMITRETTETATGSISISGGNDATNFYASFGANRQEGFIETSAFKQYNLRTKISHKINRIFKLNINLAGAASEYNQVEESSTSLKVLRTAREVQPWYGAYDADGSYKKNGVEIVRHNPLMLINEEKWTLKKYHLSGVFNLEITPFEGFKWTPQASLYTILDNTTKKLTERHDARKNNSGWGAVSEQKDQSFRYVIDNVFTYNNSADRLIYSVMAGHSFERYTYNKFGARSDNYANDAYPSSSFDLINLSTNIFPGDISYTGYSLESYFGRVALNWDNRYIVNASLRCDGSSRFSKGSRYGYFPSVSFAWRATEEAFFPKDAIVNDAKLRLSWGKTGSMAGVGNFAALSLIGAGGASYNESAGFLISQDARSLTWEKANQYNIGVDVEFFNQRMSFTGDVFLQRTTDLLYSKPVNSTTGYTSISSNIGTLENRGVELALTGKILTGDFKWTLSGNISFVKNKLVKLIDGSDIILMGAANDKVGGNMHALIIGQPLSTYYMLRMDGIYQRDDEVPAKLYAKGVRAGDVRYYDYNGDGDISEADRMNVGKASPDWYGGITSTCSWRGFDLNIFGQFSYGGKIMAGWRGVGSEGTEHMGSSFSSIKVHDATEQVVQFYNISKAAATTYWRGEGTSNTMPRMIYGNGVHQGYTNGNGYNGQTSTRFLEDGSYFKIKSVTLGYTLPGDLLRKLSIDNLRVYMTVDNLLCFTKYSGYDPEASYTADPSSTGYGSDFGLQPIMRTFIWGLNLTF is encoded by the coding sequence ATGTACAAATCAATTCTACCACGGCTGATTACCGGGTTGTTTGCTATGCTGATGTTGTGTAGTAGCGCACTGGCACAGCAACGCGTTACGGTCAATATTAATCAGTCAAATCTGAAGACCCTGTTTGATACGATTGAGAAGCAGACGTCATATCGTTTCTCTTACATCAACGGAGTGCTTGAAAATGAAGGCCCTGTAACAATCCGACAGGAAAATGTCCCTGTGGCCCGTGTACTTGAGCAAGCCTTGAAAAATACGGGTCTGACATATAAAATAATGTCGGACAAACAGATTCTTATAACCAAGAAGCCTGTTGCGGGTGATAACCGCGTTACAGTTACCGGCACTGTCTATGAAAGCGAGGGCGACCCGGCAATAGGAGCATCTGTAATGGTCAAGGGAGCCAAAACCGGAACCAGTACGGATATTGACGGACATTTTACGTTGACAGGGGTGCCGTCAGATGCTGTAATCATAATATCGTATATAGGTACTGTACCTCAGGAAATCAGCGCCTCTGACAAGGCTAAATTTGCGAATGTGGTGTTGAGCAAAAACACCGAGATTCTTGACGAGGTGGTTGTGGTAGGCTATGGCACACAGTCGTCAAAACTTGTCACCACGTCTATAAGCAAGGTGAAACTTGATGATATCGACCAGGCCAACGACTATAATCCAATCAAGATGCTTCAGGGTCGTGTGCCCGGTGTCAACATATCCAACTCATCAGGAACGCCAGGCGCGACTCCTAATATCCAGGTGCGTGGTGTGGGCTCAATCAATGGCGGCAGCAAGCCTCTTTATGTGGTCGATGGTATTCCGGCAGAGTCTTATCCAAATATCAATCCGTCGGATATAGAAAGTATAGAGGTGCTGAAAGATGCTTCGGCTGCGGCAATATACGGTTCGCGTGCCAATTCGGGAGTAGTGATTATCACTACCAAGAGCGGAAAGAGCGGCATGACCAAGATTGATGTCTCAGGTCGCATAGGCTTCGGGAAACTTGCCAAGGATATCGAGATGGCAAATGCCATCGAATATGCCAATGCAATGCAGGCTGCCATTGACAATTATAATGTCCAGATGGGGCAGAATGTGCAGTTTTATATGCCCTCTGTAATAGAGGAGACCGACTGGATGAAGATGATTACCCGTGAGACTACAGAGACAGCTACAGGTTCGATAAGTATATCCGGAGGAAACGATGCGACAAATTTCTATGCATCGTTTGGAGCCAACCGTCAGGAGGGATTTATAGAGACGTCTGCATTCAAACAGTATAATCTGCGTACGAAGATATCTCATAAAATCAACCGTATATTCAAGCTGAATATCAATCTTGCCGGTGCGGCTTCGGAATATAATCAGGTCGAGGAGAGTTCGACTTCACTCAAGGTGCTCCGTACGGCTCGTGAGGTTCAGCCCTGGTATGGCGCTTATGACGCTGATGGAAGCTATAAGAAGAATGGTGTGGAGATTGTGCGTCATAATCCGCTGATGCTTATCAATGAGGAAAAATGGACGTTGAAGAAGTATCATCTTTCTGGAGTATTCAATCTGGAGATTACTCCGTTCGAGGGGTTTAAGTGGACTCCTCAGGCCAGTCTGTATACCATACTCGACAATACTACCAAAAAGCTGACCGAGCGTCATGACGCTCGTAAGAATAATTCGGGGTGGGGCGCCGTATCAGAGCAGAAGGACCAGTCGTTCCGCTATGTGATTGATAATGTGTTTACTTATAATAATTCTGCCGATAGACTTATATACAGTGTGATGGCCGGACACTCATTTGAGCGCTATACTTATAATAAGTTTGGCGCGCGTTCCGACAACTATGCCAATGATGCGTATCCGTCATCGAGCTTCGACTTGATTAATCTGTCGACCAACATATTCCCGGGTGATATAAGTTATACGGGTTATTCTCTTGAGTCGTACTTCGGGCGTGTGGCTCTTAACTGGGATAATCGTTATATTGTAAACGCATCGTTGCGTTGCGACGGTTCGAGCCGATTCTCTAAAGGTAGTCGTTACGGTTATTTCCCGTCGGTATCATTTGCATGGCGTGCCACCGAAGAAGCGTTTTTCCCTAAAGATGCAATCGTCAACGATGCCAAGTTACGCCTTAGCTGGGGCAAGACCGGCTCGATGGCCGGCGTGGGAAACTTTGCTGCACTTTCCCTTATTGGTGCTGGAGGTGCTTCGTATAATGAATCAGCCGGTTTTCTGATTTCTCAGGATGCGCGTTCGCTTACCTGGGAGAAGGCCAATCAGTATAATATCGGTGTTGATGTCGAGTTTTTTAATCAGCGTATGTCGTTTACTGGCGATGTGTTTTTACAGCGTACAACCGATTTGTTGTATTCCAAGCCAGTCAATTCGACGACTGGATATACGTCAATTTCATCAAATATCGGTACTCTCGAAAATCGTGGTGTCGAACTTGCTCTTACCGGTAAAATTCTCACCGGCGATTTCAAGTGGACTCTTTCGGGCAATATCTCGTTTGTAAAAAACAAACTTGTAAAACTTATCGACGGATCAGATATAATCCTGATGGGTGCTGCCAATGATAAAGTTGGTGGCAATATGCATGCTCTTATAATCGGTCAGCCACTCAGTACATATTATATGCTCCGTATGGATGGCATATATCAGCGCGACGATGAGGTGCCGGCCAAACTGTATGCAAAGGGTGTGCGTGCCGGCGACGTCCGCTATTACGATTATAATGGCGACGGCGATATCTCTGAGGCTGACCGTATGAATGTCGGGAAGGCTTCGCCTGATTGGTATGGCGGTATCACATCGACATGCTCCTGGCGAGGTTTTGACCTTAATATATTCGGACAGTTCTCCTATGGAGGCAAGATTATGGCCGGATGGCGTGGCGTCGGATCGGAGGGTACCGAGCATATGGGTTCTTCATTCTCCTCAATAAAGGTTCACGACGCGACAGAACAGGTTGTACAGTTTTATAACATCAGTAAAGCGGCAGCCACGACTTACTGGCGAGGTGAGGGGACATCCAATACGATGCCTCGTATGATTTATGGTAACGGTGTGCATCAGGGTTACACGAATGGCAACGGCTACAACGGACAGACCTCTACACGTTTTCTTGAGGATGGTTCATATTTCAAAATCAAGTCGGTAACACTCGGATATACTCTTCCTGGAGATTTGTTGCGTAAGTTGAGTATAGATAATCTGCGTGTGTATATGACGGTCGACAACCTTCTGTGTTTTACCAAATATTCTGGCTATGATCCGGAAGCATCGTATACTGCTGATCCGTCGAGCACAGGATATGGCTCAGACTTTGGTCTGCAGCCGATTATGCGCACATTTATTTGGGGGCTTAACTTAACTTTCTAA
- a CDS encoding RagB/SusD family nutrient uptake outer membrane protein, with product MKMRNLIYRTLVVVLGVLTMSSCADMLDDIKPKDKIDAGMMTESDLSKVVNGVYATMESHMSAMWWDGDVMGENFRSGPGGNLTDPLDMSPSTASVKSRWSNCYTSLKQVNFLIENYEGNSNQNAQVVRTAGGTGYFFRALIYYNAVIRWGKASILRKRQYDVVPLSDEDDVWQFIIEDLEKAEQLLPDFYDRFYVSKAACNALQARVYLATKQYDKAVAAADKVIGVPALSLTKTSIDWAKMFVYNSVSSELVFALANKRTTSTILFYQYINDVDGSWNYSATHELYAGLYADAEYRQGDIRGKAVFGSDATRIIKFPNELEGQFVKNETPSQTPIPVLRLAEVYLIKAEAQGALAGMSTMTEFLKARYSSASLPASMNDIDFQNLVLDERRRELYCEGFRWYDLKRTGRLDLFKTLNGRTHLMYWPIPQTEIDLAGADNYPQNPGYGTTN from the coding sequence ATGAAAATGAGAAATTTGATATACAGAACTTTGGTTGTTGTCCTTGGAGTATTGACGATGAGTTCGTGTGCCGACATGCTTGATGACATAAAGCCGAAAGACAAAATTGATGCCGGTATGATGACCGAATCAGACCTCTCGAAAGTGGTCAATGGTGTATATGCCACAATGGAGAGCCATATGAGTGCCATGTGGTGGGATGGCGATGTAATGGGCGAGAATTTTCGATCGGGTCCAGGAGGCAATCTTACCGATCCGCTTGATATGTCACCGTCGACAGCTTCGGTTAAGTCGCGCTGGAGTAATTGCTACACCTCGCTCAAGCAGGTTAATTTCCTGATTGAGAACTACGAGGGTAATTCCAATCAGAATGCTCAGGTGGTACGCACGGCCGGTGGTACCGGTTACTTTTTCCGTGCGCTCATCTATTACAATGCCGTGATTCGCTGGGGCAAGGCTTCGATATTGCGTAAACGTCAATATGATGTTGTTCCGTTGTCTGATGAGGATGATGTATGGCAGTTTATTATAGAGGATCTTGAAAAGGCCGAGCAACTGCTCCCTGATTTCTATGATCGTTTCTATGTCTCGAAAGCTGCCTGCAATGCATTGCAGGCCAGAGTATATCTGGCGACAAAACAGTATGATAAGGCTGTGGCTGCAGCCGATAAGGTGATTGGTGTGCCGGCGTTGTCACTCACTAAGACATCGATTGACTGGGCAAAGATGTTTGTATACAATAGCGTAAGTTCAGAACTGGTGTTTGCCCTTGCTAACAAACGCACTACATCTACGATTCTGTTTTATCAATATATCAACGATGTGGATGGCTCGTGGAACTATTCGGCCACTCATGAACTTTATGCCGGGCTCTATGCCGATGCTGAATATCGGCAAGGCGATATACGAGGCAAGGCTGTGTTTGGCTCTGATGCTACGCGCATAATAAAGTTCCCCAACGAACTTGAGGGACAGTTTGTGAAAAATGAGACTCCGAGTCAGACACCAATACCTGTGTTGCGTCTTGCCGAGGTATATCTCATAAAAGCCGAGGCTCAGGGAGCGTTGGCCGGTATGTCGACGATGACAGAGTTCCTTAAAGCGCGTTATAGCAGTGCCTCTCTGCCTGCGTCAATGAATGATATTGATTTTCAGAATCTTGTGCTTGACGAACGCAGACGTGAGCTATACTGCGAGGGATTCCGATGGTATGACTTGAAACGTACCGGAAGACTTGATTTATTCAAAACGCTTAATGGCCGTACTCATTTAATGTATTGGCCTATTCCCCAGACTGAGATTGATCTGGCCGGAGCCGACAACTATCCTCAGAATCCTGGATACGGAACTACAAATTAA